Proteins encoded within one genomic window of Xylophilus sp. GOD-11R:
- the glgA gene encoding glycogen synthase GlgA — translation MKILFATPEFAPWIKTGGLGDVSGALPAALSALGHDVHVLIPAYDRFATLIDRRAVVDLPAADGWPAARITAAQQPGGVTLLLLECPELYGHGGGPYIDGGGQDHPHNARRFGFLAWVAARLAGPQSPWMAWQPDILHCHDWTVGLAPFYLWLAGQRTGQPVAASVMTVHNLAFQGVFPMADADMLRVPAQFRDIEGVEYWGQLSMLKAGLSFCDAITTVSPTYAREISTEALGMGLHGVLQARASHLHGILNGVDTAIWNPATDTLLPQNYSAASMGGKAVCKAALQREFGLTERADVLLLSLVGRLTPQKGIDLVVEALPWIVDQGAQLVVLGEGDRILQQALTAAAAAHPQQVSINIGFSESQAHRIEAGADAFLMPSRFEPCGLNQMYSQLYGTVPLVHATGGLADSVIDLSAGIDSATGVVMPQATTAALLMGLERLRSAFAERVVWQALQHNGMRSSFGWQDSARAYDALYRNLRPAVPVEKA, via the coding sequence ATGAAGATTCTTTTCGCTACCCCTGAATTCGCACCCTGGATCAAGACCGGCGGCCTCGGAGACGTCAGCGGCGCACTTCCTGCGGCGCTGTCGGCTCTGGGCCACGACGTGCATGTCCTCATCCCCGCCTACGATCGTTTCGCCACACTGATCGACCGCCGCGCCGTGGTCGATCTGCCGGCCGCGGACGGCTGGCCGGCAGCGCGCATCACGGCCGCGCAGCAGCCGGGCGGCGTCACGCTGCTGTTGCTCGAATGCCCGGAGCTCTACGGTCATGGCGGCGGCCCCTACATCGACGGTGGCGGGCAGGACCATCCGCACAACGCGCGGCGCTTCGGCTTCCTGGCCTGGGTGGCGGCGCGGTTGGCCGGACCGCAATCGCCGTGGATGGCATGGCAGCCGGACATCCTGCATTGCCACGACTGGACCGTCGGCCTGGCGCCGTTCTACCTGTGGCTGGCGGGGCAACGTACCGGGCAGCCGGTGGCGGCCAGCGTGATGACGGTCCACAACCTGGCCTTCCAGGGCGTGTTTCCCATGGCCGATGCCGACATGCTGCGGGTGCCGGCGCAGTTTCGCGACATCGAGGGTGTGGAGTACTGGGGCCAGCTTTCCATGCTCAAGGCGGGACTCTCGTTCTGCGACGCGATCACCACGGTGAGCCCGACCTATGCCCGCGAGATCAGCACCGAGGCGCTGGGCATGGGCCTGCACGGCGTGCTGCAGGCCCGCGCCAGCCATCTGCACGGCATCCTCAACGGTGTCGACACGGCCATCTGGAACCCGGCCACCGACACCCTGCTGCCGCAGAACTACAGCGCCGCCAGCATGGGTGGCAAGGCGGTGTGCAAGGCGGCGCTGCAGCGCGAATTCGGCCTGACCGAGCGCGCGGACGTGCTGCTGCTGTCGCTGGTGGGCCGGCTCACACCGCAGAAGGGCATCGACCTGGTGGTGGAGGCGCTGCCCTGGATCGTCGACCAGGGCGCGCAGCTCGTGGTGCTGGGGGAGGGCGACCGGATTCTTCAGCAGGCGCTGACCGCGGCGGCGGCGGCGCACCCGCAACAGGTGAGCATCAACATCGGCTTCTCGGAGAGCCAGGCGCACCGCATCGAGGCCGGTGCGGATGCGTTTTTGATGCCCTCGCGTTTCGAGCCCTGCGGCTTGAACCAGATGTACAGCCAGCTCTACGGAACCGTGCCGCTGGTTCACGCCACCGGTGGGCTCGCCGATTCGGTCATCGACCTGTCGGCCGGCATCGACAGCGCCACCGGCGTGGTGATGCCGCAGGCCACGACGGCCGCGCTGCTGATGGGGCTGGAGCGCCTGCGCTCGGCCTTCGCCGAAAGGGTGGTCTGGCAGGCGCTGCAGCACAACGGCATGCGCAGCAGCTTCGGCTGGCAGGACAGCGCCCGGGCCTACGACGCGCTGTATCGCAACCTGCGTCCCGCGGTGCCAGTGGAGAAGGCCTGA
- a CDS encoding malto-oligosyltrehalose synthase, which produces MSDSTNPADSQPPLGSTDDRQALHALSSQVGLAPSYQDFFGATRDVPDATLRSALHAMGIPAADDEQVRSSLESHQGAAEQQSLPPVVVLREGAAPYGVVLSPGTPDGSAWRLTLESGTVQELHSHTGGNGKPYAVLPEGLPLGYHRLEGPSADDGYCTVIVTPIRCWIPPPLQTGERWWGPCVQLYALRSVRNWGIGDFSDLRVLVEAMAQQGASFVGLNPLHALFPHRPEVASPYSPSSRNMLNPVYLDVEAVPEYQECDAARRLVDSEEFQRRLQQLRATEMVDYAQVAANKLGVLELLWTHFRQQHLGDTTSPRGEAFHAFLSARGEGLRSHALFEALQAHFFALDPTTWGWPAWPDEYRDPHAETVAAFARENEERVGFFAWLQWLAELQLQGVQQRALSIGMGLGLYRDLAVGVNEGGSETWTEPASYALGMHVGAPPDALNALGQNWGLPPLNPTRLMAGRYQTFIETLRANMRNAGALRLDHVMGLMRLFWISPEGGSYVSYPLDDMLGVLALESHRHRCMVVGEDLGNVAPRMREAMHERALLSYRPLFFERAGDGAFRPPQEWPQEALAVVSTHDLPTLRGFWSGDDIELQASLKLYPSAEAHAQQVLARSGDRVQLLLALDRENLLPPGVTVHTTSLPESTPAFTDAVYAFLARSPALLVGVQLEDVTQQLLQVNVPGTGEDVFPNWRRKLSVEVDDLAADPRMLSVAAVLRARRTGPAPRALVGQNELPSLDTANVPLSTYRVQFHAGFTFDQATAVVPYLHAMGISHLYASPYLKARAGSTHGYDIVDHNALNPEVGDEAQFDRMCQTLREHGMRQMLDIVPNHMGVLEADNAWWLDVLENGPAAVHASFFDIEWEPAAPEMAGRVLLPVLGDHYGRVLEAGDLKLTFEPAAGEFWLHYYDHRFPIDPRDYPAIFAVLPIPAPQNEEQRDAQAVVQSLLHAFGNLPPRDDLSDPGREARERDRPLHKRSLARLAQRQPWLDGWIQGCLKTINGNPEVPESFDALDALVRRQAYRLAYWRVAGDDINYRRFFDVNTLAGMRMERDEVFEATHRRILRWLRSDRVSALRIDHPDGLVDPRDYFERLQGRYAAQADTAGRQRRSLYLVVEKILDIDEDLPAEWPVHGGTGYRFSGLVNGLFVDGRNEAAFDSLYRDFTGEYERFGDILFDAKIHVIENGLSSELGWLTETLYRITRSDRRTCDFTRNRLRRALMVVAACHPVYRTYIRSQDDGISHADRAVIERATASARRRSEGEELTVIDHLRGVLLTACEIEDPARRAAVMRFVGRWQQFTAPVTAKAMEDTAFYRYNRLVSLNDVGGDPRRFGTSPAHFHAVNGDDSAHRPHWLLGTSTHDSKRSEDLRTRLDVLSEMPDAWGAVIERWSAQADSLHAVVDGAPAPSRNDEYLLWQTLVGAWPLGGLKPENTEDLVKRVQAYMLKAVREAKQHTSWLNPNEAYEKALAGYVDGIFDRAQSGGLLDDIEGFVDHVAPYGCINSLSLVALKLTSPGVPDIYYGCEQWNFSLVDPDNRRPMDFDRLKDTLGQLAALYADGFPTAAQWQELRQNWTDGRIKHLVTWRLLQLRKAHPEVFRSGGYRPLEGEGAHGSRLVAFARGEGEQTVVTVAARLLRGVTEQLPPDCEGMARLWQDTRLPMPAGETGTTWVDWFTGAPAELAPATPGGPALHVGQALQMLPVAVLVPADWLTPR; this is translated from the coding sequence GTGAGCGACTCCACCAATCCTGCCGATTCCCAGCCCCCTCTCGGCAGCACCGACGACCGGCAGGCGCTGCACGCGCTGTCGTCGCAGGTCGGGCTGGCGCCGAGTTACCAGGACTTCTTCGGCGCCACGCGCGACGTACCCGACGCCACCCTGCGCAGCGCGCTGCACGCCATGGGCATCCCGGCGGCCGATGACGAGCAGGTGCGTAGCTCGCTCGAATCGCACCAGGGCGCGGCCGAGCAGCAGTCCCTTCCCCCGGTGGTGGTGCTGCGCGAGGGCGCGGCACCCTACGGCGTAGTGCTGTCACCCGGCACACCCGACGGCAGCGCCTGGCGGCTCACGCTCGAAAGCGGCACGGTGCAGGAGCTCCACAGCCACACCGGGGGCAACGGCAAGCCCTACGCCGTGCTGCCCGAAGGCCTGCCGCTGGGCTACCACCGGCTCGAAGGGCCGTCTGCCGACGACGGCTATTGCACGGTCATCGTCACCCCGATCCGCTGCTGGATCCCGCCACCGCTGCAGACCGGCGAGCGCTGGTGGGGGCCGTGCGTGCAGCTCTATGCGCTGCGTTCGGTGCGCAACTGGGGCATCGGCGATTTCAGCGACCTGCGGGTGCTGGTGGAAGCCATGGCGCAGCAGGGCGCTTCGTTCGTCGGGCTCAACCCGCTGCACGCGCTCTTTCCACACCGGCCGGAGGTGGCGAGTCCCTACAGCCCGTCGAGCCGCAACATGCTCAACCCGGTCTACCTCGACGTGGAGGCGGTGCCCGAATACCAGGAGTGCGACGCCGCCCGGCGCCTGGTCGATAGCGAGGAATTCCAGCGCCGGCTGCAGCAGCTGCGCGCCACCGAAATGGTCGACTACGCCCAGGTCGCGGCCAACAAGCTCGGCGTGCTCGAGCTGCTGTGGACGCACTTCCGCCAGCAGCATCTCGGCGACACGACCAGTCCGCGCGGCGAGGCCTTCCACGCGTTCCTGTCCGCACGCGGAGAAGGACTGCGCAGCCATGCGCTGTTCGAAGCGCTGCAGGCGCACTTCTTCGCGCTCGACCCCACCACCTGGGGCTGGCCGGCCTGGCCGGACGAATACCGCGATCCCCATGCCGAAACGGTCGCCGCCTTCGCCCGCGAAAACGAGGAGCGCGTCGGCTTCTTCGCCTGGCTCCAGTGGCTGGCCGAGCTGCAGCTGCAGGGCGTGCAGCAACGCGCCTTGTCCATCGGCATGGGGCTGGGCCTGTATCGCGATCTGGCCGTAGGCGTGAACGAGGGCGGCTCCGAAACCTGGACCGAACCCGCCTCGTACGCGCTCGGCATGCATGTGGGCGCGCCGCCGGACGCGCTCAATGCCCTCGGCCAGAACTGGGGCCTGCCGCCGCTCAACCCGACCCGCCTCATGGCCGGCCGCTACCAGACCTTCATCGAGACCCTGCGCGCCAACATGCGCAACGCCGGCGCGCTTCGGCTCGACCACGTGATGGGCCTGATGCGCCTGTTCTGGATCTCGCCGGAAGGCGGCTCCTACGTTTCGTACCCGCTCGACGACATGCTCGGCGTGCTGGCGCTGGAAAGCCACCGCCACCGCTGCATGGTGGTGGGCGAAGACCTGGGCAACGTGGCGCCGCGCATGCGCGAGGCGATGCACGAGCGCGCCTTGCTGTCGTATCGGCCGCTGTTCTTCGAGCGCGCCGGCGACGGCGCCTTCCGCCCGCCGCAGGAGTGGCCGCAGGAGGCGCTGGCGGTGGTCAGCACCCACGATCTGCCGACGCTCCGCGGCTTCTGGAGCGGCGACGACATCGAGCTGCAGGCCAGCCTCAAGCTCTATCCCAGCGCCGAGGCCCACGCCCAGCAGGTGCTGGCGCGCTCCGGCGACCGGGTGCAGCTGCTGCTGGCGCTCGACCGCGAGAACCTGCTGCCGCCGGGCGTGACGGTGCACACCACCTCGTTGCCCGAAAGCACGCCGGCCTTCACCGACGCGGTCTACGCCTTCCTGGCGCGCAGCCCGGCGCTGCTGGTGGGCGTGCAGCTCGAAGACGTCACCCAGCAGTTGCTGCAGGTCAACGTGCCGGGAACGGGCGAGGACGTGTTCCCCAACTGGCGCCGCAAGCTGTCGGTGGAGGTCGACGACCTCGCGGCCGACCCGCGCATGCTGTCGGTGGCCGCCGTCCTGCGCGCCCGCCGCACCGGGCCGGCGCCGCGCGCGCTGGTCGGCCAGAACGAGCTGCCCTCGCTGGATACGGCCAACGTGCCACTGTCGACCTACCGGGTGCAGTTTCACGCCGGCTTCACTTTCGACCAGGCGACCGCCGTCGTGCCCTATCTGCACGCCATGGGCATCAGCCACCTCTACGCCTCGCCCTACCTCAAGGCGCGTGCGGGCAGCACCCACGGCTACGACATCGTCGACCACAACGCGCTGAACCCGGAAGTGGGCGACGAGGCCCAGTTCGACCGCATGTGCCAGACCCTGCGCGAGCACGGCATGCGGCAGATGCTCGACATCGTGCCCAACCACATGGGCGTGCTGGAGGCCGACAACGCCTGGTGGCTCGACGTGCTCGAGAACGGCCCGGCGGCGGTGCACGCCAGCTTCTTCGATATCGAATGGGAGCCCGCCGCACCCGAGATGGCCGGCCGCGTGCTGCTGCCGGTGCTCGGCGACCACTACGGCCGGGTGCTGGAAGCCGGCGACCTCAAGCTCACCTTCGAGCCGGCGGCCGGCGAGTTCTGGCTGCACTACTACGACCACCGCTTTCCGATCGACCCGCGCGACTACCCGGCCATCTTCGCGGTGCTGCCCATTCCCGCGCCGCAGAACGAGGAGCAGCGCGACGCGCAGGCCGTGGTGCAGTCGCTGCTGCACGCCTTTGGCAACCTGCCGCCGCGCGACGACCTGAGCGACCCCGGCCGCGAGGCCCGCGAGCGCGACCGGCCGCTGCACAAGCGCTCGCTGGCGCGCCTGGCCCAGCGCCAGCCCTGGCTCGACGGCTGGATCCAGGGTTGCCTCAAGACCATCAACGGCAACCCCGAAGTGCCCGAAAGCTTCGACGCGCTCGACGCCCTGGTGCGCCGCCAGGCCTACCGCCTGGCCTATTGGCGCGTGGCCGGCGACGACATCAACTACCGCCGCTTCTTCGACGTGAACACGCTCGCCGGCATGCGCATGGAACGCGACGAGGTCTTCGAGGCCACCCACCGCCGCATCCTGCGCTGGCTGCGCAGCGACCGCGTCTCGGCGCTGCGCATCGACCACCCGGACGGCCTGGTCGACCCGCGCGACTACTTCGAGCGGCTGCAGGGCCGCTACGCCGCGCAGGCCGACACGGCGGGCCGCCAGCGGCGCTCGCTCTACCTGGTGGTGGAGAAGATCCTCGACATCGACGAAGACCTGCCCGCCGAATGGCCGGTGCATGGCGGCACCGGTTACCGCTTCTCGGGCCTGGTCAACGGCCTGTTCGTCGACGGCCGCAACGAGGCCGCCTTCGACAGCCTCTACCGCGACTTCACCGGCGAATACGAACGCTTCGGCGACATCCTCTTCGACGCCAAGATCCACGTGATCGAAAACGGTCTCTCCAGCGAGCTCGGCTGGCTCACCGAAACCCTCTACCGCATCACCCGCAGCGACCGCCGCACCTGCGACTTCACCCGCAACCGCCTGCGCCGCGCGCTGATGGTGGTGGCCGCCTGCCACCCGGTTTACCGCACCTACATCCGCTCGCAGGACGACGGCATCTCCCACGCCGACCGCGCGGTGATCGAGCGGGCCACCGCCTCGGCGCGCCGCCGCAGCGAGGGCGAGGAACTCACGGTCATCGACCACCTGCGCGGCGTGCTGCTGACCGCCTGCGAAATCGAGGACCCCGCGCGCCGCGCGGCGGTGATGCGTTTCGTCGGCCGCTGGCAGCAGTTCACCGCGCCGGTCACCGCCAAGGCCATGGAAGACACGGCCTTCTACCGCTACAACCGCCTGGTCTCGCTCAACGACGTGGGTGGCGACCCGCGCCGCTTCGGCACCTCGCCGGCGCACTTCCACGCGGTCAACGGCGACGACTCCGCCCACCGACCACACTGGCTGCTGGGCACCTCCACGCACGACAGCAAGCGCTCGGAAGATCTGCGCACCCGGCTCGACGTGCTGTCCGAAATGCCGGACGCCTGGGGCGCGGTCATCGAGCGGTGGTCGGCGCAGGCCGATTCGCTGCACGCGGTGGTCGACGGCGCACCGGCGCCCAGCCGCAACGACGAATACCTGCTGTGGCAGACGCTGGTCGGCGCCTGGCCGCTCGGCGGCCTGAAGCCGGAGAACACCGAAGACCTGGTCAAGCGGGTGCAGGCCTACATGCTCAAGGCGGTGCGCGAAGCCAAGCAGCACACCAGTTGGCTCAACCCGAACGAGGCCTACGAGAAGGCGCTGGCCGGCTATGTCGACGGCATCTTCGACCGCGCGCAGAGCGGCGGGCTGCTCGACGACATCGAGGGTTTCGTCGACCACGTGGCGCCTTACGGCTGCATCAACAGCCTGTCGCTGGTGGCGCTCAAGCTCACCTCGCCGGGCGTGCCCGACATCTACTACGGCTGCGAGCAGTGGAACTTCAGCCTGGTCGATCCGGACAACCGCCGGCCGATGGACTTCGACCGGCTCAAGGACACGCTCGGCCAGCTCGCGGCGCTCTATGCCGACGGCTTCCCGACCGCCGCGCAATGGCAGGAGCTGCGGCAGAACTGGACCGACGGCCGCATCAAGCACCTGGTCACCTGGCGGCTGTTGCAGCTGCGCAAGGCGCATCCCGAGGTATTCCGCAGCGGTGGCTATCGGCCGCTCGAAGGCGAGGGCGCACACGGCTCGCGGCTGGTGGCCTTTGCACGGGGGGAGGGCGAACAGACGGTGGTGACGGTCGCGGCCCGACTGCTGCGTGGCGTCACGGAACAATTGCCGCCCGACTGCGAGGGTATGGCGCGCTTGTGGCAAGACACGCGTTTGCCCATGCCCGCCGGCGAGACCGGCACCACCTGGGTCGACTGGTTCACCGGTGCGCCCGCCGAACTCGCACCGGCCACCCCGGGCGGTCCGGCGCTGCATGTGGGCCAGGCACTGCAGATGCTGCCGGTAGCGGTGCTGGTGCCAGCCGACTGGCTCACGCCCCGGTGA
- the treZ gene encoding malto-oligosyltrehalose trehalohydrolase encodes MTTDPQVHASHAWPMPFGATLLPEGGVKFRLWAPEATQVELVEWMESGAAERHLHSTEKQPKGWHELTLESAKPGTRYQWKINGETTVPDPASRFNPEGPHGPSQVVDPTTFAWDTGWHGRPWSEVVLYELHVGTFTNEGTYAAAEAKLDELVETGITAVELMPLSDFPGRFGWGYDGVLPYAPHAAYGSPDDLKHFIQTAHRKGLMVFLDVVYNHFGPDGNYLGLYAPQFFSKVHTNPWGNSINFDREGSETVRAFFVQNALYWLQEYRFDGLRLDAIHAIVDDSALDVIDELASAVHDAIQDREVHLVLENENNGWQRLPADGRYDAQWNDDYHHVMYVALSGDTAGYYQDFGKEPVALLARSLTHGFLWEGAKRSPEGARLELKPASAQPLGAMVNFLNNHDQSGNRAFGERFNQLVPRDSVPLATAMTLLSPSTPMLFAGEEFAAATPFLYFADWEGDLREAVIEGRLRDFGHFAKRADGSTGEPPPPCDASTFDASGLDWAAAASEPSAAWRGFMKQALAARRQWFAPRLSRLIDGAHVAHMIDDRSFVLRWRYENAETIELVARLADTSLDAPDTSRLPWKPLAEPQTIFTVGRIDDDSWQPWSARWTFGREHG; translated from the coding sequence ATGACCACAGACCCCCAGGTCCACGCCAGTCACGCCTGGCCCATGCCCTTCGGCGCAACCCTCCTCCCCGAAGGCGGCGTCAAATTCCGCCTTTGGGCCCCAGAGGCTACCCAGGTGGAACTGGTGGAATGGATGGAGTCGGGCGCGGCAGAACGCCACCTTCACTCCACGGAAAAACAGCCCAAGGGCTGGCATGAGCTAACGCTCGAATCCGCAAAACCCGGCACCCGCTACCAGTGGAAGATCAACGGTGAAACCACCGTTCCCGACCCCGCTTCGCGCTTCAACCCCGAAGGCCCCCACGGCCCCAGCCAGGTGGTCGACCCCACCACCTTCGCCTGGGACACCGGCTGGCACGGCCGCCCCTGGTCCGAGGTCGTCCTCTACGAACTCCACGTCGGCACCTTCACCAACGAAGGCACCTACGCCGCCGCCGAAGCCAAGCTCGACGAACTGGTAGAGACCGGCATCACCGCCGTGGAGCTGATGCCCCTGTCGGACTTCCCAGGCCGCTTCGGCTGGGGCTACGACGGCGTGCTGCCCTACGCCCCCCACGCCGCCTACGGCTCGCCCGACGACCTGAAGCACTTCATCCAGACCGCCCACCGCAAGGGCCTGATGGTGTTCCTCGACGTGGTCTACAACCACTTCGGCCCGGACGGCAACTACCTCGGCCTGTACGCGCCGCAGTTCTTCTCCAAGGTCCACACCAACCCCTGGGGCAACTCGATCAACTTCGACCGCGAGGGCAGCGAGACGGTGCGCGCCTTCTTCGTGCAGAACGCCCTCTACTGGCTGCAGGAATACCGCTTCGATGGCCTTCGCCTGGACGCGATCCACGCCATCGTGGACGACAGTGCGCTCGACGTGATCGACGAACTCGCCTCGGCGGTACACGACGCGATCCAGGACCGCGAGGTGCACCTGGTGCTGGAGAACGAGAACAACGGCTGGCAGCGCCTGCCCGCCGACGGCCGCTACGACGCGCAGTGGAACGACGACTACCACCACGTGATGTATGTCGCGCTTTCCGGCGACACGGCCGGCTACTACCAGGACTTCGGCAAGGAACCCGTCGCGCTGCTGGCGCGCTCGCTCACTCACGGCTTTCTGTGGGAAGGCGCCAAGCGCAGCCCCGAGGGCGCGCGGCTCGAACTCAAGCCTGCGTCCGCCCAGCCGCTGGGCGCCATGGTGAACTTTCTCAACAACCACGACCAGAGCGGCAACCGCGCTTTCGGCGAGCGCTTCAATCAGCTGGTGCCGCGCGACTCGGTGCCATTGGCCACCGCGATGACGCTGCTGTCGCCCTCCACGCCCATGCTCTTCGCGGGCGAGGAATTCGCCGCCGCCACGCCCTTCCTGTACTTCGCCGACTGGGAAGGCGACCTGCGCGAGGCGGTCATCGAAGGCCGTCTGCGCGACTTCGGCCACTTCGCCAAGCGGGCCGACGGCAGCACCGGCGAGCCGCCGCCGCCCTGCGACGCCTCCACCTTCGACGCCAGCGGCCTGGACTGGGCAGCGGCTGCGTCCGAGCCATCTGCCGCATGGCGCGGCTTCATGAAGCAGGCCCTCGCGGCGCGGCGCCAGTGGTTCGCGCCACGCCTCTCGCGCCTGATCGACGGCGCGCATGTGGCCCACATGATCGACGACCGAAGCTTCGTGCTGCGCTGGCGCTACGAGAACGCCGAGACGATCGAACTGGTGGCCCGTTTGGCCGACACCTCGCTGGACGCGCCCGACACTTCCAGACTGCCCTGGAAGCCGCTGGCCGAGCCGCAGACGATCTTCACGGTCGGCCGCATTGACGACGACAGCTGGCAGCCATGGTCGGCCCGTTGGACTTTCGGCCGCGAGCACGGTTGA
- the glgX gene encoding glycogen debranching protein GlgX: MSAKMAAITEEHVHPLFTRAERGSAVRLGAQWDGQGTNFALHSVPAERIELCLYAEDGATEVARVEMADRTGDVWHVYLRDCKPGTRYGYRVYGPYQPEEGMRFNGAKLLLDPYAQALDRTVVGNPSHYAYVLDAEDQDLTIDETDNGADMPKCVVVDNHFDWGGDKRPNVPWHETIFYEVHVKGFTQQHPEIGEHVRGRYAGMASDAAVAHLKRLGVTSVELLPVHAFVDDERLVNENLANYWGYNTIGFLAPEPRYGMEGNSPQATIDEFKGMVKALHAQGIEVILDVVYNHTAEGNHLGPTLSFKGIDHAGYYRLSPEDRRFCVDYTGTGNTLDSSSPVVLRLIMDSLRYWVEEMHVDGFRFDLASTLGRAANDFDQRSAFFSVIQQDPVLAKVKLIAEPWDIGPTGYQVGGFPAPWAEWNGKYRDSVRDFWRGEDGALPEFSARICGSSDVFGWSRRGPGASVNVVTVHDGFTLQDLVSYNEKHNDANHEDNRDGESHNRSWNCGAEGETEDEEVLVLRERQKRNLLTTLFVSQGVPLLLGGDEMSRTQGGNNNGYCQDSEISWFDWSAEKRGDPLYVFVHRLASFRKSQPVLRRSRFLSGQEDESGRRDICWFNVWGQEMTQEEWDTPEVRLVAFLLDGCRTGEVAADGSEVTGDSVLILINASHEDATFTVPESPAATGGWTPRIDTSTLDGQPVATGEDAESDAVADISPWHAGEQHELPAHSMMVLTQSCHP, translated from the coding sequence ATGAGCGCGAAGATGGCAGCCATTACGGAAGAACACGTCCACCCGCTTTTCACCCGCGCCGAGCGCGGCAGTGCGGTGAGGCTCGGAGCCCAGTGGGACGGACAGGGCACCAATTTCGCCCTGCATTCGGTGCCCGCCGAACGCATCGAGCTATGCCTCTATGCCGAAGACGGCGCCACCGAAGTGGCCCGTGTGGAAATGGCCGACCGCACCGGCGATGTCTGGCATGTCTACCTGCGCGACTGCAAGCCCGGCACCCGCTACGGCTACCGGGTATATGGTCCCTACCAGCCCGAGGAGGGCATGCGCTTCAACGGCGCCAAGCTGCTGCTCGACCCTTATGCGCAGGCGCTGGACCGCACCGTGGTCGGCAACCCGAGCCATTACGCCTATGTGCTCGACGCCGAGGACCAGGACCTGACCATCGACGAAACCGACAACGGCGCCGACATGCCCAAGTGCGTGGTGGTCGACAACCATTTCGACTGGGGCGGCGACAAGCGTCCCAACGTGCCCTGGCATGAAACCATCTTCTACGAAGTGCATGTGAAGGGCTTCACCCAGCAGCATCCGGAGATCGGCGAGCACGTGCGCGGTCGCTACGCCGGTATGGCCTCCGACGCCGCCGTGGCGCACCTCAAGCGCCTGGGCGTCACCTCGGTGGAGCTGCTGCCGGTTCACGCCTTCGTCGACGACGAGCGGCTGGTCAACGAGAACCTGGCCAACTACTGGGGCTACAACACCATCGGTTTCCTGGCGCCCGAGCCACGCTACGGCATGGAGGGCAACAGCCCGCAGGCCACCATCGACGAGTTCAAGGGCATGGTGAAGGCGCTGCACGCGCAGGGCATCGAGGTCATTCTGGACGTGGTCTACAACCACACCGCCGAAGGCAACCACCTGGGCCCGACGCTTTCGTTCAAGGGCATCGACCATGCCGGCTACTACCGCCTGAGCCCGGAAGACCGGCGCTTCTGCGTCGACTACACCGGCACCGGCAACACCTTAGACAGCAGCAGCCCGGTCGTGCTGCGCCTCATCATGGACAGCCTGCGCTACTGGGTCGAAGAGATGCACGTCGACGGTTTCCGTTTCGACCTGGCCTCCACCCTGGGCCGCGCGGCCAACGACTTCGACCAGCGGTCGGCCTTCTTCTCGGTGATCCAGCAGGACCCGGTGCTGGCCAAGGTCAAGCTCATCGCCGAGCCCTGGGACATCGGCCCGACCGGCTACCAGGTCGGCGGCTTCCCCGCGCCCTGGGCCGAGTGGAACGGCAAGTACCGCGACTCGGTTCGCGACTTCTGGCGCGGCGAGGACGGCGCACTGCCCGAGTTTTCGGCCCGCATCTGCGGATCGTCCGACGTGTTCGGCTGGTCGCGGCGCGGACCGGGAGCCAGCGTGAACGTGGTGACGGTGCACGACGGTTTCACCTTGCAGGATCTGGTCAGCTACAACGAGAAGCACAACGACGCCAATCACGAGGACAACCGCGACGGTGAAAGCCACAACCGCAGCTGGAACTGTGGCGCCGAGGGCGAGACCGAAGATGAAGAAGTGCTGGTGCTGCGCGAGCGGCAGAAGCGCAATTTGCTGACCACGCTGTTCGTGTCGCAGGGCGTGCCCTTGCTGCTCGGCGGCGACGAGATGTCGCGCACGCAGGGCGGCAACAACAACGGGTATTGCCAGGACAGCGAGATCAGCTGGTTCGACTGGAGCGCGGAGAAGCGCGGCGATCCGCTCTATGTCTTCGTGCATCGGCTGGCCTCGTTCCGCAAATCGCAGCCCGTGTTGCGTCGTTCGCGCTTCCTGAGCGGACAGGAGGACGAATCCGGGCGGCGTGACATCTGCTGGTTCAACGTCTGGGGGCAGGAAATGACCCAGGAGGAGTGGGACACGCCCGAAGTCCGCCTGGTCGCCTTCCTGCTCGATGGATGCCGGACCGGAGAAGTGGCTGCCGACGGTTCGGAAGTGACCGGCGATTCGGTGCTGATCCTCATCAACGCATCGCACGAAGACGCGACTTTCACCGTGCCGGAAAGCCCGGCGGCGACGGGCGGCTGGACGCCTCGGATCGATACCTCCACGCTCGATGGCCAGCCTGTCGCGACGGGAGAGGATGCAGAGTCGGATGCGGTGGCGGATATTTCGCCCTGGCATGCAGGGGAGCAGCACGAGTTGCCGGCCCATTCGATGATGGTGCTGACGCAGTCTTGTCATCCATGA